A genomic region of bacterium contains the following coding sequences:
- a CDS encoding HD domain-containing phosphohydrolase, giving the protein MTPGQLTRDAHRDARDARHLAGCFRTLNEIAGDAAIATHPRSFLAAVLLKMLRACRCEAGGIWVGEHVVSRGAPQAGTAVAALARRAGAAMHELRAVDDWRSVAGPAGQAMADVMAGLGLRATLTVPMWAGRRRVGGLVVASARPRLWSDVEVGFAKTAGRLIGTTVDRLRLLTETQQQAADLKVLRGLSAALRAAQTPEELYPLFAGYAARVLRADYAGVLLLEANHEAVTLVHRAGPGTLPIGSTLPIPCPTWREAVASGATLALAAPGSGNGSAWIDPSAGMWGPMSIVPLRAEKTTVGVLVLARSVERRPFTPRDVNLLNAIADIGGTAIRRTRLFQRLADADLDLVRALVRALDVRDHRTAGHSERVAVWAEAVARVLGCDPEEVRTIGWAALLHDIGKLGIPDAILKKTGPLTPEDRALFERHPIMGEAILSTSERMIPIRAIVRHHQEHWDGSGYPDGIHGEAIPLGARILSVVDAYAAMTEDRVYSSPRSHDDAIAELRRCAGTQFDPRVVECFCRVVPAQ; this is encoded by the coding sequence ATGACGCCTGGACAACTCACGCGCGACGCCCACCGCGACGCACGTGACGCGCGACACCTCGCCGGGTGCTTCCGGACGCTCAACGAGATCGCTGGGGATGCCGCGATCGCCACGCACCCGCGGTCGTTCCTCGCCGCCGTGCTCCTCAAGATGCTGCGTGCGTGCCGGTGCGAGGCCGGGGGCATCTGGGTCGGGGAGCACGTCGTGAGCCGAGGCGCACCGCAGGCGGGGACGGCAGTGGCCGCCCTCGCGAGACGAGCCGGGGCAGCGATGCACGAACTCCGAGCCGTGGACGACTGGCGAAGCGTCGCCGGCCCAGCCGGGCAGGCGATGGCCGACGTCATGGCGGGTCTCGGTCTTCGCGCGACGCTGACAGTTCCGATGTGGGCCGGGCGGCGGCGGGTCGGCGGGTTGGTCGTCGCGTCCGCGCGGCCGAGGCTGTGGTCGGATGTGGAGGTCGGGTTTGCGAAGACCGCGGGGAGACTGATTGGAACCACCGTGGATCGGCTTCGACTGCTCACCGAGACGCAACAGCAGGCGGCCGACCTCAAGGTGCTTCGCGGGCTGAGCGCCGCGCTGCGAGCGGCGCAGACCCCGGAAGAGCTGTATCCGCTTTTTGCCGGATACGCAGCCCGGGTTCTCCGTGCAGACTATGCCGGCGTGCTTCTTCTGGAGGCGAACCATGAGGCGGTGACGCTCGTGCATCGCGCCGGCCCCGGCACCCTGCCGATCGGCAGCACGCTGCCGATCCCGTGCCCCACGTGGCGGGAGGCCGTGGCGAGCGGCGCGACCCTCGCCTTGGCGGCGCCGGGGTCCGGCAACGGCTCAGCGTGGATCGATCCGTCCGCCGGCATGTGGGGGCCGATGTCAATCGTGCCGTTGCGCGCGGAGAAGACCACGGTGGGCGTGCTCGTGCTCGCACGGAGCGTTGAGCGCCGCCCGTTCACGCCGCGCGATGTGAACCTGTTGAACGCTATCGCGGACATCGGGGGCACCGCGATTCGGCGGACGCGATTGTTTCAGCGCCTGGCCGACGCGGACCTCGATCTGGTGCGCGCGCTGGTGCGCGCGCTGGACGTTCGGGATCACCGGACCGCCGGCCACAGCGAACGGGTCGCGGTGTGGGCCGAGGCGGTCGCGAGGGTCCTGGGATGCGACCCCGAGGAGGTCCGGACCATCGGGTGGGCTGCCTTGCTGCACGACATCGGCAAGCTGGGCATCCCCGACGCGATTCTCAAGAAGACAGGTCCGTTGACCCCCGAGGACCGTGCGCTGTTTGAGCGGCATCCCATTATGGGCGAGGCGATCCTCTCGACAAGCGAGCGGATGATCCCGATCCGCGCCATCGTGAGACACCATCAGGAGCATTGGGACGGGTCGGGGTACCCGGACGGCATTCACGGCGAGGCCATTCCGTTGGGCGCGCGCATTCTGAGCGTGGTCGACGCGTACGCCGCCATGACGGAGGACCGGGTCTACAGCTCACCCCGGTCGCACGACGATGCGATCGCCGAACTGCGCCGGTGCGCCGGGACGCAGTTCGATCCTCGCGTGGTTGAATGCTTCTGTCGCGTCGTGCCGGCGCAGTAG
- a CDS encoding DUF881 domain-containing protein — MSGKSSTAWWQALLAVLLMALGFLVVVQLRAGRALSGQEGVPTRNVYALAAMLGQEREARRGLEAQVAGLTRRLVEFESAAAQRRSADQALVQELDAIRTVSGFVALIGPGVRVTMDDGKAPGAGQAPAVVQYVDLASVANELWAAGAEAVAVSGHRVTATTGFSQVGGTIIADGERLSAPYAVVAIGDPQALAGALNIRGGVVEGLRGLGLRIVIVTLDAVTLPAARSRPSLHFARPVSP, encoded by the coding sequence ATGTCTGGGAAGAGTAGCACGGCGTGGTGGCAGGCACTCCTCGCTGTGCTGCTGATGGCGCTTGGGTTCCTGGTTGTCGTGCAATTGCGTGCGGGTCGGGCGCTCTCGGGCCAGGAGGGCGTGCCGACCCGGAACGTGTACGCGCTCGCGGCGATGCTCGGCCAGGAGCGCGAGGCGCGCCGGGGCCTGGAGGCTCAGGTGGCCGGGCTCACCCGCCGACTCGTCGAGTTTGAGTCCGCGGCCGCGCAACGGCGCAGTGCCGACCAGGCACTGGTCCAGGAACTCGACGCGATCCGCACCGTTTCCGGTTTCGTCGCGTTGATCGGTCCCGGCGTCCGCGTGACCATGGACGACGGCAAGGCTCCCGGGGCCGGGCAGGCGCCGGCGGTCGTGCAGTACGTGGACCTCGCCAGCGTCGCAAACGAGTTGTGGGCTGCCGGAGCGGAGGCGGTCGCGGTCAGCGGGCACCGGGTCACCGCAACCACAGGGTTCAGCCAGGTCGGCGGGACGATCATCGCCGACGGGGAACGGTTGTCAGCGCCGTACGCGGTGGTCGCGATCGGAGATCCGCAGGCGCTCGCCGGCGCCCTCAACATCCGGGGCGGTGTGGTGGAGGGACTCCGAGGGCTCGGGTTGCGCATCGTCATTGTAACGCTCGACGCCGTGACCCTGCCTGCAGCACGCTCGCGACCCTCGCTGCACTTCGCCCGGCCGGTGTCGCCGTGA
- a CDS encoding glutaredoxin family protein yields MTLTIYGKPGCCLCEKAEQVAARLRREFSFELRLADITRDPDLHARYREVIPVVALDGVEIARGQVTIAGLRAALDQASRPARR; encoded by the coding sequence GTGACGCTCACGATCTACGGCAAGCCGGGCTGTTGCCTCTGCGAGAAGGCGGAGCAGGTCGCCGCGCGCCTGCGGCGGGAGTTCTCGTTTGAGCTACGGCTCGCGGACATCACGCGCGACCCCGATCTGCACGCCCGATATCGCGAGGTGATTCCGGTCGTCGCCCTGGACGGCGTGGAGATCGCGCGGGGTCAGGTGACGATCGCCGGGCTGCGGGCGGCGCTCGACCAGGCGTCGCGGCCGGCCCGAAGATAG